One segment of Brassica napus cultivar Da-Ae chromosome C3, Da-Ae, whole genome shotgun sequence DNA contains the following:
- the LOC125584570 gene encoding putative ammonium transporter 1 member 5, producing MSGAITCSAAELSALLGPNATAAANYICGQLGTVNNKFTDAAYAIDNTYLLFSAYLVFAMQLGFAMLCAGSVRAKNTMNIMLTNVLDAAAGGISYYLFGYAFAFGESSGGFIGIHNFGLKNYPTSTSDYSFFLYQWAFAIAAAGITSGSIAERTQFVAYLIYSSFLTGFVYPVVAHWFWSPDGWASPFLSENRLFGTGAIDFAGSGVVHMVGGIAGLWGALIEGPRIGRFEEGGRAIALRGHSASLVVLGTFLLWFGWYGFNPGSFTKILIPYESGSNYGQWSGIGRTAVTTTLSGCTAALTTLFGKRFLSGHWMVSDVCNGLLGGFAAITAGCSVVEPWAAIVCGFIASIVLIGCNKLAELLKYDDPLEAAQLHGGCGAWGLIFVGLFANERYVNEVYGASPGRHYGLFMGGGGKLLGAQLVQIVVIVGWVSATMGTLFFILKRLNLLRISANDEMRGMDIARHGGFAYIYHDNDDESIQFPGMSPGSPLPRRSDPPAL from the coding sequence ATGTCTGGAGCTATAACATGCTCCGCAGCCGAACTCTCCGCTCTGCTCGGCCCCAACGCCACGGCCGCGGCTAACTACATCTGCGGCCAACTAGGCACCGTCAACAACAAGTTCACCGATGCAGCCTACGCTATAGACAACACCTACCTCCTTTTCTCAGCTTATCTCGTCTTCGCCATGCAGCTCGGCTTCGCTATGCTATGTGCTGGCTCCGTTAGAGCCAAGAATACAATGAACATCATGCTCACCAATGTCCTTGACGCTGCAGCCGGAGGAATCTCTTACTATCTCTTTGGTTACGCCTTTGCTTTTGGCGAGTCCTCCGGTGGATTCATTGGAATACACAACTTTGGTCTTAAAAACTACCCCACTTCTACCTCGGACTACTCCTTCTTCCTATACCAATGGGCGTTTGCAATCGCAGCCGCTGGGATTACAAGCGGATCAATAGCTGAGAGGACCCAGTTTGTGGCGTACTTGATATACTCTTCTTTTTTAACTGGTTTCGTTTACCCGGTCGTGGCGCACTGGTTCTGGTCCCCGGACGGATGGGCTAGTCCCTTCCTTTCAGAAAACCGCTTGTTTGGTACCGGAGCAATTGACTTTGCTGGCTCCGGTGTTGTTCACATGGTTGGTGGTATTGCTGGATTATGGGGTGCCCTTATTGAAGGTCCTAGAATCGGCCGGTTCGAGGAAGGGGGCCGCGCTATTGCTCTGCGCGGCCACTCTGCCTCGCTTGTCGTCTTAGGAACCTTCTTACTGTGGTTCGGTTGGTATGGTTTCAACCCCGGTTCCTTCACCAAGATCCTCATTCCGTACGAGTCTGGTTCCAACTACGGCCAGTGGAGTGGAATTGGCCGGACAGCAGTTACAACCACTCTCTCCGGATGTACTGCGGCTCTAACAACGCTCTTCGGCAAACGCTTCTTATCAGGTCACTGGATGGTATCTGACGTTTGCAACGGGTTACTTGGCGGGTTTGCGGCCATAACCGCAGGCTGCTCTGTGGTAGAGCCATGGGCAGCGATTGTCTGCGGATTCATTGCTTCCATCGTCCTTATCGGATGCAACAAGCTCGCAGAGCTCTTAAAATATGATGATCCGCTTGAGGCTGCACAGCTACACGGAGGGTGCGGTGCGTGGGGGTTGATATTTGTAGGACTTTTTGCAAATGAGAGATATGTAAACGAGGTATATGGAGCCAGCCCGGGAAGGCATTACGGACTGTTTATGGGCGGAGGAGGGAAGCTATTGGGAGCGCAGCTGGTTCAGATAGTTGTGATTGTGGGGTGGGTTAGTGCCACAATGGGAAcactcttcttcatcctcaaaaGGCTCAACTTGCTAAGGATCTCGGCGAATGATGagatgagaggaatggatataGCACGTCACGGTGGTTTTGCCTATATATAccatgataatgatgatgagtCCATTCAGTTTCCGGGAATGAGCCCTGGATCTCCTTTACCTCGCCGTTCTGATCCTCCAGCTCTTTGA